One window from the genome of Pieris napi chromosome 12, ilPieNapi1.2, whole genome shotgun sequence encodes:
- the LOC125054906 gene encoding uncharacterized protein LOC125054906 isoform X4, producing the protein MYYRNCFFYFIFAVNYNIICGDILASNKTEANKPIFRSQLDEGTSEPQWLTGLRHKINEAINSYGYNDAKRYISKYVDEIEKNAKLLLHVKGLAGVEHKPILKSGLYGDYDDADPEWLRDLKENVKVLVNMLGREAASYILIPIVLATEYMNSVKITDIDVDQSGEVIVNYHEVEEANILGTTSRARKHKKRKSRSKRT; encoded by the exons ATTTTCGCTGTCAATTACAACATAATCTGTGGGGACATTTTAGCGTCAA ACAAAACAGAAGCAAACAAGCCAATTTTTAGATCTCAATTAGACGAAG gTACTTCTGAACCTCAATGGTTAACTGGTCTTCGTCACAAAATAAATGAAGCTATTAATAGTTACGGCTACAATGACGCGAAGCGATACATATCAAAATATGTAGATG AAATAGAGAAAAATGCAAAACTTTTGCTCCATGTAAAAG ggtTAGCCGGCGTTGAACATAAGCCCATATTGAAATCCGGGCTTTACGGAGACTACG acgATGCTGATCCGGAATGGTTAAGAGATCTTAAAGAAAATGTCAAAGTATTAGTTAATATGCTGGGCAGGGAAGCAGCCTCCTATATACTAATACCGATCGTTTTAG CTACCGAATATATGAACAGCGTCAAAATAACTGACATCGATG TCGACCAATCGg GTGAAGTGATTGTGAACTACCACGAAGTAGAAGAAGCGAATATATTAG GAACTACGAGCAGGGCACGCAAACATAAAA AAAGAAAATCAAGATCAAAGAGAACATAA
- the LOC125054906 gene encoding uncharacterized protein LOC125054906 isoform X3, which translates to MYYRNCFFYFIFAVNYNIICGDILASNKTEANKPIFRSQLDEGTSEPQWLTGLRHKINEAINSYGYNDAKRYISKYVDEIEKNAKLLLHVKVNPKGLAGVEHKPILKSGLYGDYDDADPEWLRDLKENVKVLVNMLGREAASYILIPIVLATEYMNSVKITDIDVDQSGEVIVNYHEVEEANILGTTSRARKHKKRKSRSKRT; encoded by the exons ATTTTCGCTGTCAATTACAACATAATCTGTGGGGACATTTTAGCGTCAA ACAAAACAGAAGCAAACAAGCCAATTTTTAGATCTCAATTAGACGAAG gTACTTCTGAACCTCAATGGTTAACTGGTCTTCGTCACAAAATAAATGAAGCTATTAATAGTTACGGCTACAATGACGCGAAGCGATACATATCAAAATATGTAGATG AAATAGAGAAAAATGCAAAACTTTTGCTCCATGTAAAAG TTAACCCCAAAG ggtTAGCCGGCGTTGAACATAAGCCCATATTGAAATCCGGGCTTTACGGAGACTACG acgATGCTGATCCGGAATGGTTAAGAGATCTTAAAGAAAATGTCAAAGTATTAGTTAATATGCTGGGCAGGGAAGCAGCCTCCTATATACTAATACCGATCGTTTTAG CTACCGAATATATGAACAGCGTCAAAATAACTGACATCGATG TCGACCAATCGg GTGAAGTGATTGTGAACTACCACGAAGTAGAAGAAGCGAATATATTAG GAACTACGAGCAGGGCACGCAAACATAAAA AAAGAAAATCAAGATCAAAGAGAACATAA
- the LOC125054906 gene encoding uncharacterized protein LOC125054906 isoform X2 gives MYYRNCFFYFIFAVNYNIICGDILASNKTEANKPIFRSQLDEGTSEPQWLTGLRHKINEAINSYGYNDAKRYISKYVDEIEKNAKLLLHVKGLAGVEHKPILKSGLYGDYDFAANIYNIFNDADPEWLRDLKENVKVLVNMLGREAASYILIPIVLATEYMNSVKITDIDVDQSGEVIVNYHEVEEANILGTTSRARKHKKRKSRSKRT, from the exons ATTTTCGCTGTCAATTACAACATAATCTGTGGGGACATTTTAGCGTCAA ACAAAACAGAAGCAAACAAGCCAATTTTTAGATCTCAATTAGACGAAG gTACTTCTGAACCTCAATGGTTAACTGGTCTTCGTCACAAAATAAATGAAGCTATTAATAGTTACGGCTACAATGACGCGAAGCGATACATATCAAAATATGTAGATG AAATAGAGAAAAATGCAAAACTTTTGCTCCATGTAAAAG ggtTAGCCGGCGTTGAACATAAGCCCATATTGAAATCCGGGCTTTACGGAGACTACG ATTTTGCAGcgaatatatacaatatattca acgATGCTGATCCGGAATGGTTAAGAGATCTTAAAGAAAATGTCAAAGTATTAGTTAATATGCTGGGCAGGGAAGCAGCCTCCTATATACTAATACCGATCGTTTTAG CTACCGAATATATGAACAGCGTCAAAATAACTGACATCGATG TCGACCAATCGg GTGAAGTGATTGTGAACTACCACGAAGTAGAAGAAGCGAATATATTAG GAACTACGAGCAGGGCACGCAAACATAAAA AAAGAAAATCAAGATCAAAGAGAACATAA
- the LOC125054906 gene encoding uncharacterized protein LOC125054906 isoform X1, giving the protein MYYRNCFFYFIFAVNYNIICGDILASNKTEANKPIFRSQLDEGTSEPQWLTGLRHKINEAINSYGYNDAKRYISKYVDEIEKNAKLLLHVKVNPKGLAGVEHKPILKSGLYGDYDFAANIYNIFNDADPEWLRDLKENVKVLVNMLGREAASYILIPIVLATEYMNSVKITDIDVDQSGEVIVNYHEVEEANILGTTSRARKHKKRKSRSKRT; this is encoded by the exons ATTTTCGCTGTCAATTACAACATAATCTGTGGGGACATTTTAGCGTCAA ACAAAACAGAAGCAAACAAGCCAATTTTTAGATCTCAATTAGACGAAG gTACTTCTGAACCTCAATGGTTAACTGGTCTTCGTCACAAAATAAATGAAGCTATTAATAGTTACGGCTACAATGACGCGAAGCGATACATATCAAAATATGTAGATG AAATAGAGAAAAATGCAAAACTTTTGCTCCATGTAAAAG TTAACCCCAAAG ggtTAGCCGGCGTTGAACATAAGCCCATATTGAAATCCGGGCTTTACGGAGACTACG ATTTTGCAGcgaatatatacaatatattca acgATGCTGATCCGGAATGGTTAAGAGATCTTAAAGAAAATGTCAAAGTATTAGTTAATATGCTGGGCAGGGAAGCAGCCTCCTATATACTAATACCGATCGTTTTAG CTACCGAATATATGAACAGCGTCAAAATAACTGACATCGATG TCGACCAATCGg GTGAAGTGATTGTGAACTACCACGAAGTAGAAGAAGCGAATATATTAG GAACTACGAGCAGGGCACGCAAACATAAAA AAAGAAAATCAAGATCAAAGAGAACATAA
- the LOC125054904 gene encoding serine protease HTRA2, mitochondrial isoform X1 encodes MKSSQFVNKMIKTCDVSRILVKNSLKHYSLRCSSRFLSTFKYSNQKDDENFSRKCYFGGAIAIAAGVFGYVSLKEKINAATITLSGRREKYNFIADVVDVSAPSVVYIEIQDGRRLDLFSGRPITISNGSGFIVNEDGLILTNAHVVVNKPNAVVNVRLMDGSTHLGFVEDFDMKSDLATLRIPVKNLPVMKLGSSTDLRPGEWVVAMGSPLALSNTVTAGVVSSTQRNSKELGLQGKDMVYIQTDAPITFGNSGGPLVNLDGEAIGINSMKVTSGISFAIPIDYVKEFLAKRKTKSPQVSRRYLGITMLSLTPNILMELRMRNPEMPTDIDHGILVWKVIIGSPAYNGGLQPGDIVTHINGTPVTSATDLYSVLENSTGKLTVQIVRGRLRTTIVIAPEIH; translated from the exons ATGAAAAGTTCTCAATTTGTCAACAAAATGATAAAAACTTGTGATGTATCGcgaattttagttaaaaattcactaaAACATTATAGTTTAAGATGTTCTAGTCGTTTTTTATCTACATTTAAGTACTCTAATCAAAAAgatgatgaaaatttttctCGTAAATGTTATTTTGGCGGTGCTATAGCGATTGCTGCTGGTGTTTTTGGTTACGTATCTCTAAAAGAGAAGATTAATGCGGCCACTATAACTTTATCTGGTAGACGggagaagtataactttatagCTGATGTGGTGGACGTGTCAGCACCGTCTGTTGTATATATTGAGATCCAGGATGGCAGACGCCTTGACCTATTTTCTGGTCGACCTATCACTATATCAAATGGATCTGGGTTCATTGTAAATGAAGATGGGCTGATTTTAACTAATGCACATGTCGTCGTGAATAAGCCTAATGCTGTGGTAAATGTTCGACTTATG gATGGTTCAACTCACTTAGGGTTTGTAGAGGACTTTGACATGAAATCAGACTTAGCAACATTGAGAATACCAGTAAAAAATTTGCCTGTCATGAAATTGGGATCATCAACAGATTTACGACCTGGCGAGtgg GTGGTGGCCATGGGAAGTCCTCTTGCATTGAGCAATACTGTAACGGCAGGTGTAGTCAGTTCAACTCAAAGAAATAGTAAAGAACTAGGATTGCAAg GAAAAGACATGGTCTACATACAAACAGATGCACCAATTACTTTTGGTAATAGTGGAGGGCCTCTAGTCAACTTGGATGGTGAAGCAATTGGTATTAACAGTATGAAAGTAACCTCAGGGATATCTTTTGCAATACCAATTGACTATGTTAAAGAATTTTTGGCTAAGC GAAAAACCAAGTCACCTCAAGTTTCAAGACGTTACCTTGGTATAACGATGTTATCTTTGACACCCAACATACTTATGGAGCTGCGAATGAGGAATCCTGAA ATGCCAACTGATATAGATCACGGAATTCTTGTATGGAAAGTAATTATAGGATCACCTGCTTACAA cgGCGGTCTCCAACCAGGTGATATAGTTACCCACATAAATGGTACACCCGTGACAAGTGCAACAGACCTTTATTCGGTTCTAGAAAACTCCACGGGCAAACTTACTGTGCAGATTGTACGAGGAAGATTACGTACTACTATTGTTATTGCACCCGAAATACATTGA
- the LOC125054904 gene encoding serine protease HTRA2, mitochondrial isoform X2 gives MGSPLALSNTVTAGVVSSTQRNSKELGLQGKDMVYIQTDAPITFGNSGGPLVNLDGEAIGINSMKVTSGISFAIPIDYVKEFLAKRKTKSPQVSRRYLGITMLSLTPNILMELRMRNPEMPTDIDHGILVWKVIIGSPAYNGGLQPGDIVTHINGTPVTSATDLYSVLENSTGKLTVQIVRGRLRTTIVIAPEIH, from the exons ATGGGAAGTCCTCTTGCATTGAGCAATACTGTAACGGCAGGTGTAGTCAGTTCAACTCAAAGAAATAGTAAAGAACTAGGATTGCAAg GAAAAGACATGGTCTACATACAAACAGATGCACCAATTACTTTTGGTAATAGTGGAGGGCCTCTAGTCAACTTGGATGGTGAAGCAATTGGTATTAACAGTATGAAAGTAACCTCAGGGATATCTTTTGCAATACCAATTGACTATGTTAAAGAATTTTTGGCTAAGC GAAAAACCAAGTCACCTCAAGTTTCAAGACGTTACCTTGGTATAACGATGTTATCTTTGACACCCAACATACTTATGGAGCTGCGAATGAGGAATCCTGAA ATGCCAACTGATATAGATCACGGAATTCTTGTATGGAAAGTAATTATAGGATCACCTGCTTACAA cgGCGGTCTCCAACCAGGTGATATAGTTACCCACATAAATGGTACACCCGTGACAAGTGCAACAGACCTTTATTCGGTTCTAGAAAACTCCACGGGCAAACTTACTGTGCAGATTGTACGAGGAAGATTACGTACTACTATTGTTATTGCACCCGAAATACATTGA
- the LOC125054907 gene encoding probable phospholipid hydroperoxide glutathione peroxidase codes for MTDNNPDYKSAASIHEFTVKNIKGEDVKLDVYKGHVCIIVNVASQCGLTENNYKQLNELFDHYGESRGLRILAFPCNQFAGEEPGNSEDIACFASERKVKFDLFEKIDVNGDSAHPLWKFLKNKQGGTLGSFIKWNFTKFIIDKDGVPVERHGPNIDPTNLVQHLEKYW; via the exons ATGACAGATAACAACCCTGATTACAAAAGTGCTGCAAGCATTCACGAATTTACggtaaaaaacattaaaggTGAAGATGTCAAATTAGACGTCTACAAAGGTCATGtttgtattattgtaaatgTTGCATCTCAGTGTGGATTAacagaaaataattacaaacaacTCAATGAATTATTCGATCACTACGGTGAAAGCCGAG GTTTAAGGATTTTAGCATTCCCATGCAATCAGTTTGCTGGAGAAGAACCTGGTAATTCAGAAGACATTGCTTGTTTTGCTTCGGAACGTAAAGTGaaatttgacttatttgaGAAAATTGATGTGAATGGTGATTCAGCTCATCCATTGTGGAAGTTTTTAAAG AATAAGCAAGGTGGAACACTGGGTTCGTTCATTAAGTGGAACTTTACAAAGTTCATCATAGACAAAGATGGAGTGCCCGTGGAAAGACATGGACCAAATATAGATCCTACAAACTTGGTCCAACACCTTGAAAAATATTGGTAA
- the LOC125054905 gene encoding N-acetyl-D-glucosamine kinase: MNTLRLFGGVEGGATHSNLVICDETGKIISKSKGLGTNHWNLGIDECAKRIIQMLHTAKDEAGIPRDKPLDSLGLTLSGCEQESSNADLARRVKELDGYSADSVYVASDTAGSLFTGAPNGGMVLIAGTGSNALLRTPDGQQFGCGGWGYLLGDEGSAYWIAHRAIKIIFDDCDGFRPAPHSTTRLWETIKSYFKADSRADLLPHAYKHFEKSFFAGLTAELSTLADEGDALSQHIFADAGAALASHVAALASRSQNGTRPFENGLRIVCVGSVWKSWHALAPGALSALAARRLRIDLELVRLRVSSAMGAAWLAAKHVNYNLPRDDSAFCEVFYTYRENGRTNIDGYGCGCSEFWC, translated from the exons TGGTGCAACACACTCTAACCTGGTGATTTGCGATGAAACAGGcaaaattattagtaaatctAAAGGCCTTGGAACAAATCACTGGAATCTTGGTATAGACGAGTGTGCAAAACGAATTATTCAAATGCTCCACACGGCAAAGGATGAAGCTGGTATACCGAGGGACAAACCACTTGATTCGTTG ggTTTGACGCTGTCCGGTTGTGAGCAAGAGAGCAGTAATGCTGATTTAGCTAGACGAGTCAAAGAGCTGGATGGATACAGCGCAGATTCCGTCTATGTAGCTTCAGACACAGCCGGGTCTCTCTTCACCGGCGCTCCAAATGGTGGAATGGTTCTTATTGCTG GCACGGGATCAAACGCGTTGTTGAGAACACCAGATGGTCAACAATTTGGGTGCGGAGGCTGGGGTTACCTGCTCGGCGACGAAGGAAGtg CGTATTGGATTGCCCACCGcgctattaaaataatattcgacGATTGTGATGGTTTTCGACCAGCTCCTCACTCGACAACAAGGCTTTGGGAGACAATAAAAAGTTACTTCAAGGCAGATTCGAGAGCAGATCTATTGCCGCATGCGTACAAACACTTCGAGAAGTCATTTTTTGCTG GTCTAACAGCAGAACTGTCAACACTCGCAGATGAAGGCGATGCTCTTTCCCAGCATATATTTGCTGATGCGGGTGCTGCACTAGCATCGCACGTGGCTGCGCTCGCGTCTCGAAGCCAGAATGGAACTAGGCCATTCGAAAATGGCTTGAGGATTGTCTGCGTGGGATCCGTGTGGAAAAGCTGGCATGCGCTCGCGCCGGGTGCGTTGAGTGCGCTTGCTGCGAGACGG CTAAGAATAGACTTAGAGCTAGTCCGTCTTCGCGTCTCAAGCGCAATGGGTGCTGCCTGGTTGGCCGCTAAACACGTGAACTACAATTTACCCCGAGATGACTCGGCTTTCTGCGAAGTTTTCTACACATACCGGGAGAACGGCCGAACAAATATTGATGGGTATGGATGCGGTTGTAGCGAATTTTGGTGCTAA